The proteins below come from a single Indicator indicator isolate 239-I01 chromosome 12, UM_Iind_1.1, whole genome shotgun sequence genomic window:
- the FSBP gene encoding fibrinogen silencer-binding protein — translation MVGKARSSNFTLSEKLDLLKLVKPYVKILEEHTNKHSVIVEKNKCWDIIADNYNAIGVDRPPRTAQGLRTLYKRLKEYAKQELLQQKETHSDCKSSISEPTKKVVEMIPQISNVCLRDRSGVPSANIDKETIAGTSSPQAMLDHHPATVMMELQSEEDVKPPASLIIDSQQNENLEQEEEHQLVHIMERSPSTSVSSVDMRVMMSPSPVPRRDEFFRLEVGERFRPMCGYDPQMLQMLKEEHQIILENQRKIGLYVQEKRDGLKRKQQLEEELLRTKIKVEKLKAVRLRRDLPEYSNI, via the exons ATGGTTGGGAAGGCCAGATCTTCTAATTTTACCTTATCTGAAAAGCTCGATTTGCTAAAACTGGTGAAGCCCTACGTTAAAATTCTGGAGGAACATACCAATAAGCATTCCGTAatagtggaaaaaaacaaatgctgGGATATCATAGCTGATAACTACAATGCCATCGGAGTAGATCGCCCTCCTCGCACCGCACAGGGCCTGCGCACGCTGTACAAGAGGCTCAAAGAATATGCCAAGCAGGAGCTGTTGCAGCAAAAGGAGACTCACTCAGATTGTAAAAGCAGCATTTCCGAGCCAACCAAGAAAGTTGTGGAGATGATTCCACAGATTTCCAATGTGTGTTTAAGGGACAGGAGCGGTGTTCCAAG TGCTAATATCGATAAAGAAACAATTGCTGGCACCAGTTCACCACAGGCAATGCTGGATCACCACCCTGCCACAGTCATGATGGAGCTGCAGTCAGAAGAGGATGTCAAACCTCCTGCTTCTTTGATTATAGACTCCCAGCAAAATGAGAACTTGGAACAAGAGGAGGAACACCAATTGGTGCATATTATGGAGAGGTCTCCTTCAACATCAGTGTCTTCAGTTGATATGAGAGTAATGATGtctccctctcctgtcccaAGAAGAGATGAGTTCTTTAGGCTTGAGGTCGGAGAACGCTTTAGACCAATGTGCGGTTATGACCCACAGATGCTACAAATGCTGAAAGAGGAGCATCAGATAATATtagaaaatcaaagaaaaattgGTCTTTACGTCCAAGAGAAAAGGGATGGtttgaaaagaaagcagcaactggaagaaGAACTGTTGAGAACAAAAATTAAAGTAGAGAAGCTGAAGGCAGTACGACTACGCCGGGATCTGCCAGAATACAGCAATATCTAA